The following are from one region of the Geoalkalibacter subterraneus genome:
- a CDS encoding AAA family ATPase, protein MTTESVHKALMRTSTYPETTSEVAYIETHVSKLYLTDQFVYKLKKPVNFKFLDFTTLDRRRFYCEEEVRLNRRFAPDTYLGVMEIREDHGRISIGGPGTTIEYAVRMVRLPFDRMLDHLIDRQASELPGQIDRLAPLLARLEDESPVCQRNGGRNNFDAVCGNWQENFEQMTPFIGQTLSAEAEGICRRYVEKFLQEHEELLLHREDEGFVREGHGDLHAEHICLTDTIRIYDCIEFNRRFRVADVAADLAFLLMDLEYRQRRDLSTRLLSGYRAHARPDPDLPGLLEFYKIYRAYVRGKVQTFLQADAQAQDATRREARLCACRYFNLALGYLLPSSLILVGGLMGTGKSTLALELSRASDATLLRSDVVRKHLAGLHESTPAPAEFAQGIYTPEWNRRVYNEMLRQTEALLSEGRSVIVDASFSRKQDRVQFQELARRMQKPSLFIHLACDTETLGRRLQQRRQDPHEVSDGRQELLADQMAHFQQPGEEECILSLDGAHDPCQNAQSVLCEILSRKDPTA, encoded by the coding sequence ATGACCACCGAGTCCGTACACAAAGCCCTGATGCGGACAAGCACCTATCCGGAGACCACCTCTGAGGTGGCCTATATAGAGACTCACGTCTCCAAACTCTATTTAACCGATCAGTTCGTCTACAAACTCAAAAAACCTGTCAATTTCAAATTTCTTGACTTTACGACCTTGGACCGCCGCCGGTTTTACTGTGAGGAAGAGGTTCGTCTCAATCGCCGGTTTGCCCCTGACACGTACCTGGGGGTGATGGAAATTCGGGAGGACCACGGCCGCATCTCCATAGGCGGCCCGGGCACAACAATCGAATACGCCGTCAGAATGGTCCGTCTGCCTTTCGACCGCATGCTCGACCATCTCATCGACCGGCAAGCTAGCGAACTCCCCGGTCAAATAGATCGCCTGGCACCTTTACTTGCGCGCCTGGAGGATGAATCGCCTGTCTGCCAGCGCAACGGGGGCCGAAATAATTTTGACGCGGTGTGCGGCAACTGGCAGGAAAATTTCGAACAGATGACGCCTTTTATCGGCCAGACTCTGTCAGCCGAAGCCGAAGGTATCTGCCGTCGCTATGTCGAGAAATTCCTGCAGGAACACGAAGAACTTCTCCTGCACCGTGAAGATGAGGGGTTTGTCCGCGAGGGCCATGGCGATCTGCATGCCGAGCACATCTGCCTGACCGACACGATCCGGATTTATGACTGTATCGAATTCAATCGACGTTTTCGAGTGGCCGATGTCGCCGCTGACCTGGCCTTCCTGCTGATGGATCTGGAATATCGTCAACGCCGCGACCTTTCAACCCGTCTCTTGTCCGGCTACCGCGCTCATGCCAGGCCCGATCCGGATTTACCCGGACTTCTCGAATTTTACAAAATCTATCGCGCTTATGTGCGCGGCAAAGTTCAGACATTTCTTCAGGCGGACGCACAGGCCCAGGATGCAACCCGTCGTGAAGCACGCCTTTGTGCCTGCCGCTATTTCAACCTGGCCCTGGGCTACCTGCTCCCATCCTCTCTGATCCTGGTCGGCGGATTGATGGGAACAGGCAAGTCAACGCTTGCGCTGGAACTTTCTCGTGCCAGTGATGCAACCCTGCTTCGCTCCGACGTGGTACGCAAGCATCTCGCCGGCCTGCACGAATCGACTCCGGCGCCCGCAGAGTTCGCACAGGGCATCTACACCCCGGAGTGGAATCGCCGGGTCTATAACGAAATGCTGCGACAGACCGAAGCGCTGTTGAGCGAGGGCAGGAGCGTCATCGTGGACGCCAGCTTCTCCAGAAAACAGGATCGCGTCCAGTTCCAGGAGCTGGCCCGCCGGATGCAGAAGCCGTCCCTGTTTATTCATCTCGCCTGCGACACCGAAACCCTGGGACGCCGATTGCAGCAACGCCGGCAAGATCCCCATGAAGTTTCGGACGGCCGGCAGGAATTGCTGGCGGATCAGATGGCACACTTTCAACAACCCGGGGAAGAAGAATGCATCCTTTCCCTTGATGGCGCGCACGACCCGTGTCAGAATGCCCAGAGCGTTTTATGCGAAATCCTTTCCCGAAAGGACCCTACGGCATGA
- a CDS encoding sodium:solute symporter family transporter, giving the protein MIPIQTVALITLTYFALLFFVAYYADKRRQAGRSIISNSHIYSLSLAVYVTTWTFYGSVGRAATSGLDFLPVYLGPTLIAFTWWFLLRKMVRVSKEQNIVSIADFISSRYGKSSILGAIVTLFAVVGIMPYIALQLKAVARTFEILTTPADGTPVEGALLATLPPYIDTAFIVAVVLALFGVLFGARRLDAAERHEGLVAAIALESLVKIIAFMAVGIFVTYGLFDGFGDIFTRFAATFPDRQYLLQLGTDQVPYAKWFTVTFISMMAVMFLPRQFHIMVIENSDENHIRKAMWRFPLYMFMINLFVIPIALGGLLLTGGDTSAADYFVLFIPHEAGQTWLAMLIFLGGFSGAAGMVMVSSVALATMILNHLVMPIIIRLHIHAADLSGFLVNVKRLAIVAVIFQGYLYYKVIGDSLALVNIGLISFVAATQFAPAVIGGLYWKRGNVKGATAGILLGFCVWFYTLLVPSFVRSGWLKTDIMEKGLFDLAILRPTELFGLSGFDALTHSLFWSLFFNLSAYLVLSLFCRRHSIEQEQAEKFVDAYGYKDKEQERQRISKAPTVMEFVDLMAKFIGEKQAHSAISEYLGNSEIDERGSLSEYDLPHLKRFTERTLAGSVGAAPARIIIDNYLSARGSKMEDVFDIFGSVTLSRTTSREQLGVLYEAARIVASGRNLDDILEDILDLLTQQFKFDLCVIRIIDEDSNTLVVRCQKGMTSQHLGESERDISRETYIGEAFLTNSVIKVNDTDFLDKPQSAQIIHREGIKSFAHAPITIEGQPIGVLSAFSRSVKGIFTDEFIELFRSLAGQIGIAWRNAMQTKELIEARGREREMEIAKNIQMSLLPTHVPKIEGITLAGMCVPARQVGGDYYDFLVRGENGLDIVIADVSGHNVGAALLMAETRAFIQARADGLGTPAEILDSLNRFFYEDLTRTELFITMFYLHYDAADRKILYANAGHNPPLLWRSESNTCEWLDAEGLILGVKPSVEFIEIRDQLHPGDMVLLYTDGITEAENDRGEFFGRERLCGLLNENSDDDPKKVLNMLLDQVRLFTGVQHFTDDVTMAIMKIQK; this is encoded by the coding sequence ATGATTCCGATTCAGACCGTCGCCCTTATTACGCTGACCTACTTCGCGCTGCTTTTCTTCGTGGCGTATTATGCCGACAAACGGAGGCAGGCCGGGCGCAGCATCATTTCCAATTCACACATCTACTCGCTCTCCCTGGCCGTCTACGTGACCACGTGGACCTTTTACGGCAGTGTCGGCCGTGCAGCCACCTCGGGACTCGATTTTCTGCCCGTCTACCTGGGCCCGACCCTCATAGCGTTTACCTGGTGGTTTCTGCTGCGCAAGATGGTACGTGTCAGCAAGGAGCAGAATATCGTTAGCATTGCCGACTTTATCTCCAGCCGTTACGGTAAATCATCGATTCTCGGTGCGATCGTTACCCTGTTTGCCGTAGTAGGGATCATGCCCTACATCGCGCTGCAGCTTAAAGCGGTGGCGCGCACTTTCGAGATCCTGACAACCCCCGCTGACGGAACTCCGGTGGAGGGCGCCCTGCTGGCGACCCTCCCCCCGTACATTGATACGGCCTTTATCGTTGCAGTGGTCCTGGCACTGTTCGGCGTACTGTTCGGAGCCAGGCGCCTTGACGCCGCTGAGCGGCACGAAGGTCTGGTCGCGGCAATCGCGCTTGAATCCCTGGTTAAAATCATTGCCTTCATGGCGGTCGGTATTTTCGTCACCTATGGGCTGTTCGACGGGTTCGGGGACATCTTCACACGCTTTGCCGCAACCTTCCCGGATCGCCAGTATCTCCTGCAGCTCGGCACCGATCAGGTGCCCTACGCCAAGTGGTTTACGGTCACGTTCATCTCCATGATGGCGGTCATGTTCCTGCCCCGCCAGTTTCACATCATGGTCATTGAAAACTCGGATGAAAATCATATCCGTAAGGCCATGTGGCGTTTTCCGCTCTACATGTTCATGATCAACCTGTTCGTCATTCCCATTGCCCTTGGAGGGCTTCTCCTGACCGGAGGCGATACTTCCGCAGCAGATTATTTTGTTCTATTCATTCCCCATGAAGCAGGGCAAACCTGGTTGGCCATGCTGATTTTTCTGGGCGGATTCTCCGGTGCGGCCGGCATGGTGATGGTCAGTTCCGTGGCGCTGGCAACGATGATTCTCAACCACCTGGTCATGCCCATCATCATCCGCCTGCACATTCATGCCGCCGATCTTTCCGGCTTTCTGGTCAATGTCAAGCGACTGGCCATTGTCGCCGTCATTTTCCAGGGCTACCTGTACTACAAGGTCATCGGCGACTCACTGGCGCTGGTCAACATCGGATTGATCTCCTTTGTCGCCGCGACCCAATTTGCACCTGCAGTCATTGGCGGTCTTTACTGGAAGCGGGGCAATGTCAAGGGAGCAACTGCCGGGATTCTTCTTGGCTTCTGTGTTTGGTTTTACACCCTGCTGGTTCCCTCCTTCGTACGGTCCGGCTGGCTGAAGACCGATATCATGGAAAAAGGTCTTTTTGATCTGGCCATCCTTCGTCCCACCGAACTTTTCGGCCTCAGCGGCTTTGATGCCCTGACCCATTCCCTCTTCTGGAGCCTGTTCTTCAACCTGAGTGCTTACCTCGTTCTCTCCCTGTTCTGCCGCCGCCATTCCATCGAGCAGGAGCAGGCAGAGAAATTCGTCGACGCATACGGCTATAAGGATAAAGAGCAGGAACGCCAACGCATCAGCAAGGCTCCGACGGTCATGGAATTTGTCGACCTGATGGCCAAATTTATCGGAGAAAAGCAGGCCCATTCAGCGATATCAGAGTATCTCGGCAATAGCGAAATAGACGAACGGGGCAGTCTTTCCGAATACGACCTGCCACACTTGAAGCGTTTCACGGAACGAACCCTTGCCGGTTCAGTCGGCGCGGCGCCCGCACGCATTATTATCGACAACTACCTGTCTGCACGCGGCAGCAAAATGGAGGATGTTTTTGACATTTTCGGCTCTGTTACTCTGAGCCGCACCACCAGCCGCGAACAGCTCGGCGTCCTTTATGAAGCAGCCCGGATCGTCGCCAGCGGTCGCAACCTCGACGACATTCTTGAAGATATTCTCGACCTGTTGACCCAGCAGTTCAAATTCGACCTCTGCGTCATCCGCATTATTGACGAAGACAGCAACACCCTCGTGGTGCGCTGTCAGAAAGGGATGACCTCACAACATCTGGGAGAATCCGAACGTGACATTTCCCGCGAGACCTACATTGGTGAAGCTTTTCTGACCAACTCGGTCATCAAGGTTAACGATACCGATTTTCTTGACAAACCCCAATCCGCCCAGATTATCCATCGCGAGGGGATCAAATCCTTCGCCCACGCGCCCATTACCATCGAGGGCCAGCCGATAGGGGTTCTCTCCGCCTTCTCCCGCTCGGTCAAAGGCATCTTTACCGATGAATTCATTGAACTTTTCCGAAGCCTTGCAGGCCAGATCGGCATCGCCTGGCGAAATGCCATGCAGACCAAGGAACTGATCGAAGCACGCGGGCGCGAGCGCGAGATGGAGATTGCGAAAAATATACAGATGAGTCTGCTGCCCACCCATGTTCCCAAAATCGAAGGGATCACGCTGGCCGGCATGTGCGTGCCGGCGCGGCAGGTCGGTGGCGATTATTATGATTTCCTGGTGCGCGGGGAAAATGGCCTGGATATCGTCATCGCCGATGTCTCGGGGCACAACGTCGGCGCGGCACTGCTTATGGCAGAAACCCGGGCATTTATTCAGGCCCGCGCCGACGGCCTCGGCACCCCTGCCGAAATCCTCGATTCACTCAACCGTTTCTTTTATGAAGATCTGACCCGCACCGAATTGTTCATCACCATGTTCTACCTGCATTATGATGCCGCGGATCGCAAGATTCTGTATGCCAATGCCGGGCATAATCCTCCCCTGCTCTGGCGTTCGGAAAGCAACACCTGCGAGTGGCTTGATGCGGAAGGGTTGATCCTGGGCGTCAAACCCTCGGTTGAATTTATCGAAATCAGAGACCAGTTGCATCCTGGCGATATGGTTTTACTCTATACGGACGGCATCACCGAAGCGGAAAACGACCGGGGGGAATTTTTCGGTCGTGAGCGACTCTGCGGTCTGCTCAATGAAAACTCCGACGATGATCCGAAAAAGGTCCTCAACATGCTGCTTGACCAGGTGCGACTTTTTACCGGTGTTCAACATTTTACTGACGACGTAACCATGGCAATCATGAAAATACAAAAATGA
- a CDS encoding STAS domain-containing protein, with protein sequence MVLKIEEKDDVVLMLVKEERLDAHNSGELKNQMLSLFEEGKNHIVIDLQDVRFIDSSGLGALVSGFKNASARNGNLKLCGLQPQVKSMFELTRLHRVFEIFSGVDEALASF encoded by the coding sequence ATGGTTTTGAAAATCGAGGAAAAAGATGATGTGGTCCTCATGCTTGTCAAGGAAGAGCGTCTTGATGCCCATAACAGCGGCGAGCTTAAAAATCAGATGCTGAGCCTTTTTGAAGAAGGCAAGAACCACATTGTAATCGATCTGCAGGATGTGCGCTTCATTGACTCGTCGGGACTTGGCGCCCTTGTTTCCGGTTTTAAAAACGCCAGCGCCCGCAATGGCAATTTGAAACTGTGTGGTCTGCAGCCGCAGGTCAAATCCATGTTCGAACTGACCCGCCTGCATCGCGTTTTTGAAATCTTCTCGGGTGTTGACGAAGCTCTGGCGAGTTTCTAA
- a CDS encoding peptide-binding protein: MSFPFICLLLLGLLCGCEQAPVEQAADKSISTVPAPGGTLIQGTIGEPSNLIPAIASDGASSAINGLVYNGLVRYDKDLNIEGELAHSWEISDDGRTITFHLREGVRWHDGTPFTSADVLFTYQLLVDPDTPTAYAERYMQVSKAETPDAHTFRVHYEKPLASALISWGVGIHPRHLLEGQDVTASPLSRSPVGTGPYRFVEWKTGEKIELKANPDYFEGEPFIQRVVYRFIPDPSTMFLELQSGGLDMMDLTPIQYARQTETPAFKRNFNKYRYPAFGYTYLGFNLRRPLFQDKRVRQAFAHAINKQEIVDGVLLGLGQIATGPYKPGTWPYNPDVRRYAYDPEQARTLLAEAGWRDSDGDGVVEKDGRDFSFVLMTNQGNDSRIKAGEIIQRRLADIGIDVKLRVVEWASFLKEFINPGDFDALIMGWNIPMDPDGYNVWHSSKTRPGELNFINFQNAEVDELLEKGRRTLDQEQRKAYYDRFQEILAEEQPYVFLFVPDALPAVAARVHGIEPAPAGITHNFIRWYVPQALRKYTR; encoded by the coding sequence ATGTCATTTCCGTTTATATGCCTGTTATTGCTGGGGCTGCTCTGCGGTTGTGAGCAAGCGCCTGTTGAGCAGGCTGCGGATAAAAGCATTTCGACCGTACCCGCCCCTGGCGGAACCCTGATTCAGGGAACCATCGGAGAGCCGAGCAATCTGATTCCGGCTATCGCATCCGATGGTGCGTCGTCAGCGATCAATGGTCTGGTTTACAACGGACTGGTGCGCTACGACAAGGATCTGAACATTGAAGGCGAACTGGCTCATTCCTGGGAAATCTCTGATGACGGGCGGACCATCACCTTTCATTTGCGTGAAGGGGTGCGCTGGCACGACGGGACACCTTTTACCTCCGCTGATGTGCTTTTCACCTATCAGCTTCTTGTTGATCCCGATACGCCGACAGCGTATGCCGAGCGCTACATGCAGGTTTCAAAAGCCGAGACACCGGATGCACATACATTTCGCGTTCATTATGAAAAGCCGCTGGCCTCGGCCCTGATCAGCTGGGGGGTGGGCATTCACCCCCGCCATCTGCTGGAAGGGCAGGACGTGACGGCAAGTCCCCTGTCACGCTCACCTGTCGGGACCGGCCCTTACAGGTTCGTCGAGTGGAAGACTGGAGAAAAAATCGAACTGAAGGCCAATCCAGATTATTTCGAGGGGGAGCCCTTCATCCAGAGAGTGGTGTATCGTTTCATCCCTGATCCATCCACGATGTTTCTTGAACTGCAGTCGGGCGGCCTTGACATGATGGACCTGACCCCGATCCAGTACGCCCGACAGACGGAGACGCCGGCTTTCAAGCGAAATTTCAACAAATATCGCTACCCTGCCTTTGGCTATACCTACCTGGGGTTCAATCTGAGGCGCCCGCTTTTTCAGGATAAGCGGGTGAGGCAGGCCTTTGCTCACGCCATCAACAAACAGGAGATCGTCGACGGCGTACTTCTAGGCCTCGGGCAGATTGCCACGGGCCCCTACAAGCCGGGCACCTGGCCCTATAATCCCGATGTCAGACGCTATGCTTATGACCCGGAACAGGCTCGAACCCTGCTGGCTGAAGCCGGCTGGCGCGACAGCGACGGGGATGGCGTGGTGGAGAAAGACGGTCGTGATTTTTCTTTTGTCCTCATGACCAATCAGGGCAATGATTCACGGATCAAGGCGGGCGAAATCATTCAGCGGCGTCTGGCCGATATCGGCATCGACGTCAAGCTCAGGGTTGTGGAGTGGGCCAGCTTTCTCAAGGAATTTATCAACCCCGGTGATTTCGATGCATTGATCATGGGGTGGAATATCCCCATGGACCCGGACGGTTATAATGTCTGGCACTCCAGCAAGACGCGCCCGGGGGAACTTAATTTCATCAATTTTCAGAATGCCGAAGTCGATGAACTGCTGGAAAAGGGGCGGCGCACCCTTGATCAGGAGCAGCGCAAGGCCTACTATGACCGGTTCCAGGAAATCCTGGCGGAGGAACAACCTTATGTTTTTCTTTTTGTCCCTGATGCACTCCCTGCGGTTGCGGCCCGTGTGCATGGCATCGAGCCGGCACCTGCGGGGATCACGCATAATTTCATCCGATGGTATGTGCCGCAGGCACTGCGCAAATACACCCGCTAA
- a CDS encoding tetratricopeptide repeat protein has translation MIKSATFGLLFFLLTGCFGTVTGNEQAGPLATASQKDFQHRLRTDDRSARGFAAYLKGRYAEKTGDLESAAVFLEKAADLDDEHSEVLVDLAHLHLRRGEIEKAVRAAEDALVRDPDNVLAHMLLGDIQMRRGRLSEAVTHMERVLELQPEHEEVAVNLAVTYVQTGQSEKATDLLKRILARDPDTINARLALARIYREIGLVSSASLVYQDLLKRHPDLFQTYGEWAEMLMESGRSDEAEKVLRQGLKDESGQFEVRHQLVEILLRQGRLNDARQELEWMLAQSPDHLESMRKLGLIEMEQGNWEAAESTFREILRHKPDHSQSLYHLGSALEEQQRWEDAIDAFSRVSPESVLYPDALVHLSYLHQRLGENDLARLRLEEAVEKAPDRHQYYIYLASLLEEQGHYEEAIRRLQQGRQTTSSAQAEFSYRIGILYGKLEQWEQAVDEMRQALQDQPDHADALNYLAYHFAETEQNLEEALELGLKALSLKNLGYIHDTVGWIYYRLDQPREALRHLERASRELPGDPVVWEHLGEVWETLGEFEKAKQAYQRALDIDPAAEQVREKLNQLSPEGL, from the coding sequence ATGATTAAAAGCGCAACGTTCGGGTTGCTGTTTTTTTTACTGACCGGGTGTTTCGGTACGGTCACTGGAAATGAACAGGCAGGCCCGCTGGCGACAGCGTCCCAGAAGGATTTTCAGCACCGGCTTCGCACGGATGATCGTAGTGCACGTGGTTTTGCTGCCTATCTCAAAGGGCGCTACGCAGAAAAAACCGGCGACCTGGAGTCCGCTGCAGTTTTCCTTGAAAAAGCGGCTGACCTCGACGACGAACACTCCGAGGTGCTGGTTGACCTCGCACACCTGCATCTGCGGCGTGGTGAAATTGAAAAGGCAGTGCGGGCAGCCGAGGATGCTCTTGTGCGTGATCCGGACAATGTCCTGGCGCATATGCTTCTGGGAGATATCCAGATGCGGCGAGGGCGTCTTTCTGAGGCGGTCACTCATATGGAAAGGGTCCTTGAGCTGCAGCCGGAGCATGAAGAGGTCGCAGTCAATCTTGCCGTGACCTATGTTCAGACAGGGCAGAGTGAAAAAGCGACCGATCTCCTCAAGCGAATTCTTGCCCGTGACCCCGATACAATCAATGCGCGTTTGGCTCTGGCGCGCATCTATCGGGAAATCGGATTGGTTTCGTCCGCGTCTCTTGTATATCAGGACCTCCTGAAACGCCATCCCGATCTCTTTCAGACCTATGGGGAATGGGCCGAAATGCTTATGGAATCGGGGCGCAGCGATGAAGCAGAAAAAGTTCTGCGACAAGGTCTGAAGGATGAAAGCGGCCAGTTCGAGGTCCGCCACCAGCTTGTCGAAATCCTCCTTCGGCAGGGGCGACTCAATGATGCGCGGCAGGAACTTGAATGGATGCTGGCTCAGTCCCCCGATCATCTCGAGTCCATGCGCAAGCTGGGGTTGATCGAGATGGAGCAGGGCAATTGGGAGGCTGCCGAATCCACTTTTAGAGAGATTCTTCGGCACAAACCAGATCATTCCCAAAGTCTGTACCATCTGGGATCTGCCCTTGAGGAGCAGCAGCGTTGGGAGGATGCAATCGACGCATTCAGCCGGGTGTCACCGGAGTCCGTTCTCTATCCCGATGCATTGGTTCACCTGAGCTACCTTCATCAGCGGCTTGGTGAAAATGATCTTGCCCGCCTGCGGTTGGAAGAAGCGGTTGAGAAAGCGCCGGATCGCCACCAGTATTATATCTACCTGGCATCGCTTCTGGAGGAACAGGGCCATTACGAGGAGGCGATCAGACGATTACAGCAGGGGCGGCAGACCACCTCGAGCGCCCAGGCGGAGTTCTCCTATCGCATCGGCATCCTTTACGGAAAGCTTGAACAATGGGAGCAGGCCGTTGACGAAATGCGCCAGGCTCTTCAAGACCAGCCCGATCATGCCGATGCGCTGAATTATCTGGCTTACCATTTTGCCGAAACTGAACAGAACCTTGAAGAAGCTCTTGAGTTGGGTTTAAAGGCGCTCTCTCTTAAAAATCTCGGTTATATTCACGATACGGTGGGCTGGATATACTACCGTCTCGACCAGCCGCGTGAAGCGCTGCGGCACCTGGAACGAGCCTCCCGTGAACTCCCCGGAGACCCCGTTGTGTGGGAACATCTTGGCGAGGTGTGGGAGACCCTGGGGGAATTCGAAAAGGCGAAGCAAGCCTATCAGCGTGCGTTGGATATTGATCCCGCTGCCGAACAGGTGCGGGAAAAACTGAATCAGTTGTCCCCGGAGGGATTGTGA
- a CDS encoding LolA family protein, which yields MKFLILLIGLVFLSSCAPVAPPSRPPVAPIESPERMADRLLARIEAQAGAFNSLSGMAKVRISHPERNINANQVLFVQKPDRFRAEVLSPFGNPLLMTAANGRQLDAYIPSKGRFYRGEPDLENLQRFIPIPLRLTDLVHIMLYDPLMIDFQVRRAALEGAGYRLDLLADNGVRQALLFDDRLRMLQTGYFVDDELQFQIEYDNFTESGPAFPLSIEIDMPFYRTNVSLSFREPEINPDIPEKRFSLTPPDGVRVLPFP from the coding sequence GTGAAATTTCTTATACTGTTGATTGGGCTCGTATTTTTGAGCAGCTGCGCTCCGGTTGCGCCGCCTTCGCGACCCCCTGTCGCCCCGATCGAATCACCCGAACGGATGGCGGATCGACTGCTTGCGCGGATCGAAGCCCAGGCCGGCGCTTTTAACAGTCTCAGCGGCATGGCCAAGGTTCGCATCAGTCATCCCGAGCGGAACATCAACGCCAATCAGGTGCTGTTCGTGCAGAAACCCGACCGGTTTCGTGCCGAAGTGCTGAGCCCTTTCGGCAACCCGCTGTTGATGACGGCGGCCAACGGCCGGCAGCTTGATGCCTATATCCCGAGCAAGGGAAGGTTTTACCGCGGGGAACCTGATCTTGAAAACCTTCAGCGATTTATCCCGATTCCCTTGCGGTTGACCGATCTGGTTCATATCATGCTCTATGATCCGTTGATGATTGATTTCCAGGTCCGCAGAGCAGCGCTTGAAGGGGCAGGGTATCGCCTCGATCTGCTTGCAGATAACGGGGTGCGGCAGGCGCTGTTGTTCGATGATCGCCTGCGGATGCTGCAGACGGGCTATTTTGTCGATGATGAGCTGCAATTCCAGATTGAGTACGATAATTTTACCGAATCCGGCCCCGCCTTTCCGCTTTCCATCGAGATCGATATGCCTTTTTACCGAACCAACGTATCGCTCTCATTCCGGGAACCTGAAATCAACCCCGATATTCCGGAGAAACGGTTCTCTCTGACACCTCCAGACGGGGTCAGAGTCCTGCCTTTCCCTTGA
- a CDS encoding ATP-binding protein, translated as MRDEQIEVDIKVPNQTRYLSLIGKIGEDIARTLKKYKGDREELAYHINLVLTESMTNAIRHAHEGDPSKEVHITISILDNILSIKVYDQGQGFDISTIPTPKFRCLEEHGRGVFIIHTLMDSVTYRKYNGGHVLEMVKALGGNFFIPQTMDQTNQFGM; from the coding sequence ATGAGAGACGAACAGATCGAGGTGGACATCAAAGTCCCCAACCAGACCCGATACCTGAGCCTCATCGGGAAAATCGGCGAGGACATTGCCCGAACACTCAAGAAGTACAAGGGAGATCGGGAGGAGCTTGCCTATCACATCAATCTGGTGTTGACCGAATCCATGACCAACGCCATCCGGCATGCCCATGAAGGCGACCCAAGCAAAGAAGTCCACATCACCATCAGCATCCTGGACAACATTCTGTCCATAAAGGTGTACGATCAGGGACAGGGTTTCGACATCAGCACGATTCCGACGCCAAAGTTTCGCTGTCTCGAAGAACACGGGCGCGGCGTGTTCATTATTCACACCCTGATGGACAGCGTAACCTACCGTAAATACAACGGCGGACATGTGCTTGAAATGGTCAAGGCACTGGGGGGTAATTTCTTTATCCCGCAAACGATGGATCAGACAAACCAGTTCGGCATGTGA
- a CDS encoding ABC transporter permease, protein MLHYLARRLLMMVPLLLGITLISFVVIHLAPGEPTDLQTELNPEASVELKQRLRSQYDLDKPLLTQYGLWLSRLARLDFGNSFSQDRRPVAEKIAERLPVTIAINVLSIVLILLVATPIGVLSAVKRNSLFDRATTIFVFVGFATPSFWLALLLMDFLGARLGVFPISGIKSLGFDYLSPAAQVWDIVHHLILPVLVSAFGGLAGFSRYMRSNMLDVIRQDYILTARAKGLSERTVIYRHALRNALLPVITILGLSVPGLIGGSVIFETIFAIPGMGKLFFDSVMMRDYPVIMGVLVMGAILTLIGNLIADVSYALADPRIRNN, encoded by the coding sequence ATGCTGCATTATCTCGCTCGCCGCCTGCTGATGATGGTGCCCCTGTTGCTGGGGATCACACTTATTTCCTTCGTTGTGATCCATCTGGCACCAGGCGAGCCGACCGATCTGCAGACTGAGCTCAACCCTGAAGCGAGCGTCGAGCTTAAGCAGCGGCTGCGCTCTCAGTATGATCTGGACAAGCCGCTGTTGACTCAGTACGGGCTGTGGCTCAGCCGGCTGGCCCGGCTTGATTTCGGTAACTCCTTTTCTCAGGACCGGCGACCGGTGGCAGAAAAAATTGCCGAAAGACTGCCGGTGACTATCGCGATCAATGTTTTGTCCATTGTGCTGATTCTTCTGGTGGCCACCCCGATCGGCGTCCTATCGGCGGTTAAGCGCAACAGCCTGTTTGACCGCGCCACCACTATTTTCGTTTTCGTCGGTTTTGCCACGCCTTCATTCTGGCTTGCTCTTCTGTTGATGGATTTTCTGGGCGCGCGCCTTGGAGTTTTCCCCATCTCGGGCATCAAGTCCCTGGGGTTTGATTATTTGAGTCCCGCTGCACAGGTCTGGGACATCGTTCACCATCTGATTCTTCCGGTCCTGGTCTCCGCATTTGGCGGATTGGCGGGCTTTTCGCGCTATATGCGCTCCAATATGCTTGATGTCATCCGGCAGGACTATATTCTGACCGCCCGGGCCAAGGGGCTTTCTGAGCGGACGGTGATTTACCGTCACGCGTTACGCAACGCACTGCTGCCCGTGATTACGATTCTGGGGCTTTCGGTGCCAGGACTCATCGGCGGCAGCGTTATTTTCGAGACAATTTTTGCGATTCCCGGAATGGGAAAATTATTTTTCGACAGTGTGATGATGCGTGATTATCCGGTCATTATGGGAGTTTTGGTGATGGGGGCGATCCTGACTCTGATCGGCAACCTGATTGCTGATGTCAGCTATGCGCTGGCTGACCCGCGCATCCGCAACAACTGA